DNA from Leptospira harrisiae:
TAATTCGAAGATTTAACGATGTTTTTGGATTTTTTTGTGGTTTTTTGCGCTTTTTGGAGATTTCTTAACGACTTTAGCGTTTTATTTTTTTTAAAAAAAAGTTCTAATTTTCCCCATACGATGATCGGCAAATCCCCATTTTCCATAAGCAAATTTTGAAAAGTAGGGAAAAGTATAGGAATTCCCCTGGTTTTAGCCAGGAGAGGGTGGAAAACTAGGAAAAGGGGACTGCCCCGAAATTAGGGGCGAATGGCGAGGGGAGAAATCGAATCCCAGTGGTAAACAGGATTCCCCTCTCCAGAAAATTTATGTTCGATTGTTTTTAGGTCTTTAAAGTTTTCAAATAAACTTGCATTTAACGCACGTATGGTGGACTCCATCGCAAGTGATCTGCGTTTTTGAATGACTTCTTCCGGTTCTTTAGGTCCAGTTTCTGTCCCACCCGAATAGTAGGTAATGGTATCCACTGGTGCATTTGGATTTTCATCTTCCGCATCACTGGTTTCATCAGACTTTGTCCGAGGCAGTCTATATTTCTCCATCACATCTTGTAAAATTTGTACATTCCAATCGATCACAAGTTTGTTTCCTTTTTCAACAAACCAGGTTTGTTTCAAAGCAAATCGAATGTCCAAAAGTTTTTTGGGAGAAAAAAGTTTACCATCTTTTGCCAAAGCTTCCACAGAATCAAAGTAAGGTGGTGAACCCACTTCACCAACAAGTTGGTAAATGAATGCTCCTGTTTCTTCCTGTTTTAAAACCTTTCTGTGGATGGGGATTTGTTCCCCTTCTCCATTGGAAATATAAATCACTATGGGTTCTCTATGATCAAGTGAGGGATAAGAATAGAGTTGGAAAGGAACAAGCAACCGAAATGGGTTTTGTTCTGCTAAAATAAAAAAACTAAAGAAAATAAGCAGAGAAAACCAAGAAGCAAACAAAAAGATAAAATCGCGAGTGAGTTTGGTTTCTCCCGTTCCGATTTTGTAAAATCGAATGACGAGTATTTTAGTAATTTCGCTTAGCGAACGAAGATATTCCTTAATCTTTTGAAGATGCGTATTCATGAATTCCTTTGATGACACTCCGGGCAATTTTCTTTTGGTAGGTTTTATCCCGTAGTTTCCTACTTTCCTCTGGGTTTGTCAGATACCCCATTTCCACAAGTACAGCAGGCATAAGGCTTCCTCGCAAGACGGAAAAATCTGCCTTTTTCACACCTCG
Protein-coding regions in this window:
- a CDS encoding LIC_10740 family protein, whose product is MNTHLQKIKEYLRSLSEITKILVIRFYKIGTGETKLTRDFIFLFASWFSLLIFFSFFILAEQNPFRLLVPFQLYSYPSLDHREPIVIYISNGEGEQIPIHRKVLKQEETGAFIYQLVGEVGSPPYFDSVEALAKDGKLFSPKKLLDIRFALKQTWFVEKGNKLVIDWNVQILQDVMEKYRLPRTKSDETSDAEDENPNAPVDTITYYSGGTETGPKEPEEVIQKRRSLAMESTIRALNASLFENFKDLKTIEHKFSGEGNPVYHWDSISPLAIRP